A portion of the Gossypium arboreum isolate Shixiya-1 chromosome 8, ASM2569848v2, whole genome shotgun sequence genome contains these proteins:
- the LOC108469214 gene encoding CEN-like protein 1: MSRVPDPLIIGRVIGEVVDNFFPSVKITVTYNSNKQVANGHELMPALITARPRVEIGGDDMRPSYTLIMTDPDAPSPSDPYLREHLHWMVTDIPGTTDASFGREVISYETPKPTVGIHRYVFVLFKQRGRQTVRPPSSRDCFNTRRFSADNGLGLPVAAVYFNAQRETAARSRR; encoded by the exons atgtcaAGAGTCCCCGACCCACTTATCATCGGGAGAGTTATAGGAGAGGTGGTGGACAATTTCTTCCCTAGTGTCAAAATAACAGTAACTTACAACTCCAACAAACAAGTTGCCAATGGCCATGAGCTCATGCCTGCCCTCATCACTGCTAGACCTCGGGTTGAGATTGGCGGCGACGACATGAGACCTTCTTACACTTTA ATCATGACAGATCCCGATGCTCCAAGCCCTAGTGATCCCTACTTGAGAGAACATTTGCACTG GATGGTTACCGACATTCCGGGTACTACTGATGCTTCCTTTG GGAGGGAAGTTATTAGCTACGAGACTCCAAAGCCAACAGTGGGCATCCATAGATACGTGTTCGTACTGTTCAAACAGAGAGGAAGACAAACAGTGAGGCCACCATCTTCCAGGGATTGTTTCAACACACGGAGGTTCTCAGCCGACAACGGTTTGGGCCTCCCAGTGGCTGCAGTTTACTTCAATGCCCAGAGAGAAACTGCTGCAAGATCAAGAAGATGA